A single region of the Ancylobacter novellus DSM 506 genome encodes:
- the urtC gene encoding urea ABC transporter permease subunit UrtC, with the protein MTAPVKSGRTFFLRPQDMIGIVILAILLLVVLPLTLDNFRLQFVGKYLTYAFVALGLVLCWGYAGILSLGQGVFFGLGGYCMAMFLKLEASSVENTKIQTTPGIPDFMDWNQITALPWFWEPFRSFGFTTIAVVLVPAFFALLVGYALFKRRVGGVYFAIITQALAAIMTILIIGQQGYTGGINGITDLRTLHGWDIRTDSAKTVLYFVCVALLIGCILLAYYVKSSKLGRILVAMRDKEDRVRFSGYDVSSFKIFVFCLAASLSAIGGAMFTLQVGFMSPSFVGIVPSIEMVIYTAVGGRLSILGAIYGTLLVNWAKTSFSESFPELWLFGLGGMFIAVVLIFPNGIAGLYQVYVAPHLGPLFGGAKRRATPPAATPPAAGSAAPAAAE; encoded by the coding sequence ATGACCGCACCCGTCAAATCCGGACGCACCTTCTTCCTCCGCCCGCAGGACATGATCGGGATCGTCATCCTCGCGATCCTCCTGCTGGTCGTCCTGCCGCTGACGCTGGACAATTTCCGCCTGCAATTCGTCGGCAAGTACCTGACCTACGCCTTCGTCGCGCTCGGCCTGGTGCTGTGCTGGGGCTATGCCGGCATCCTCTCGCTCGGCCAGGGCGTGTTCTTCGGCCTGGGCGGCTACTGCATGGCGATGTTCCTCAAGCTGGAAGCCTCCAGCGTCGAGAACACCAAGATCCAGACCACGCCCGGCATCCCCGACTTCATGGACTGGAACCAGATCACCGCCCTGCCCTGGTTCTGGGAGCCCTTCCGGAGCTTCGGCTTCACCACCATTGCCGTGGTGCTGGTGCCCGCCTTCTTCGCGCTGCTCGTCGGCTACGCCCTGTTCAAGCGGCGCGTCGGCGGCGTGTACTTCGCCATCATCACCCAGGCGCTCGCCGCGATCATGACCATCCTGATCATCGGCCAGCAGGGCTATACCGGCGGCATCAACGGCATCACGGATCTTCGCACCCTGCACGGCTGGGACATCCGCACCGACAGTGCCAAGACCGTGCTCTACTTCGTCTGCGTGGCGCTGCTCATCGGCTGCATCCTGCTCGCCTATTACGTGAAGTCGTCGAAGCTCGGCCGCATCCTCGTCGCCATGCGCGACAAGGAGGACCGCGTCCGCTTCTCCGGCTACGACGTCTCCTCGTTCAAGATCTTCGTCTTCTGCCTGGCGGCCTCGCTCTCGGCCATTGGCGGGGCGATGTTCACCCTGCAGGTGGGCTTCATGTCGCCCTCCTTCGTCGGCATCGTGCCCTCGATCGAGATGGTCATCTACACCGCGGTCGGCGGGCGCCTCTCCATCCTCGGCGCCATCTACGGCACGCTGCTGGTGAACTGGGCCAAGACCTCCTTCTCGGAGAGCTTCCCCGAGCTCTGGCTCTTCGGTCTCGGCGGCATGTTCATCGCCGTGGTGCTCATCTTCCCGAACGGCATCGCCGGCCTCTACCAGGTCTATGTCGCCCCGCATCTCGGCCCGCTCTTCGGCGGCGCCAAGCGCCGGGCGACGCCTCCCGCCGCCACGCCGCCGGCCGCCGGCTCGGCCGCCCCCGCAGCCGCCGAATAG
- the urtD gene encoding urea ABC transporter ATP-binding protein UrtD, translating to MNAQPVITDSMNKDFVLAVEGLTVSFDGFKAVNDLSFYVDENEIRVIIGPNGAGKTTVLDLICGRTKATAGSIKFKDRELTRMKEHEIVRAGIGRKFQNPSIYEDLTVFENLEISYPKGRSVAGALAFRRDTAVKERVHEIAETIFLADQLDQRAEYLSHGQKQWLEIGMLLIQDPELLMLDEPVAGMSVSERKKTAELLNTIIKNRSVIVIEHDMKFVEDIAHKVTVLHQGKILSEGPMAKVQADPKVIEVYLGH from the coding sequence ATGAACGCGCAACCCGTCATCACCGACTCCATGAACAAGGACTTCGTCCTCGCGGTGGAGGGGCTCACCGTCTCCTTCGACGGCTTCAAGGCGGTCAACGACCTGTCCTTCTACGTCGACGAGAACGAGATCCGCGTCATCATCGGCCCCAACGGCGCCGGCAAGACGACGGTGCTCGACCTCATCTGCGGGCGCACCAAGGCGACCGCCGGCTCGATCAAGTTCAAGGACCGCGAGCTGACGCGGATGAAGGAGCACGAGATCGTGCGTGCCGGCATCGGCCGCAAGTTCCAGAACCCGTCGATCTACGAGGACCTCACCGTCTTCGAGAACCTCGAGATCTCCTATCCCAAGGGCCGCTCGGTGGCGGGGGCGCTCGCCTTCCGCCGCGACACGGCCGTCAAGGAGCGGGTGCATGAGATCGCCGAGACCATCTTCCTCGCCGACCAGCTCGACCAGCGCGCCGAATATCTCTCGCACGGCCAGAAGCAGTGGCTGGAGATCGGCATGCTGCTGATCCAGGACCCGGAGCTCCTGATGCTCGACGAGCCGGTCGCCGGCATGAGCGTCTCCGAGCGCAAGAAGACCGCCGAGCTGCTCAACACCATCATCAAGAACCGCTCGGTGATCGTGATCGAGCACGACATGAAGTTCGTCGAGGACATCGCCCACAAGGTGACGGTGCTGCACCAGGGCAAGATCCTGTCGGAAGGCCCGATGGCCAAGGTCCAGGCGGACCCGAAGGTCATTGAGGTCTATCTGGGCCATTGA
- the urtE gene encoding urea ABC transporter ATP-binding subunit UrtE, with the protein MLNVSNLHVSYGESEVLHGLDFKVAPSEIVAIMGRNGMGKTTLMKSLMGIVPTKSGSVSVGETDITKLKSYERVANGVAYVPQGRMIFSTMTVQENIETGLIPRGESKVPPDIYELFPVLLEMKGRRGGNLSGGQQQQLAIARALATGPKVLLLDEPTEGIQPSIIREMARTLKRIRDERGLSIVVSEQVLSFALDIADRVLVIENGEIVHENLRADVDEAKVAKFLSV; encoded by the coding sequence ATGCTGAACGTCTCGAACCTGCACGTCTCCTACGGCGAGAGCGAGGTGCTGCACGGCCTCGACTTCAAGGTCGCGCCGAGTGAGATCGTCGCCATCATGGGCCGCAACGGCATGGGCAAGACCACGCTCATGAAGTCGCTCATGGGCATCGTGCCGACCAAGAGCGGCAGCGTCTCGGTCGGCGAGACCGACATCACGAAGCTCAAGAGCTACGAGCGCGTCGCCAACGGCGTCGCCTATGTGCCGCAGGGCCGCATGATCTTCTCCACCATGACGGTGCAGGAGAACATCGAGACCGGGCTGATCCCGCGCGGCGAGAGCAAGGTGCCCCCCGACATCTACGAGCTGTTCCCGGTGCTGCTGGAGATGAAGGGCCGGCGCGGCGGCAATCTCTCCGGCGGCCAACAGCAGCAGCTCGCCATCGCCCGCGCCCTCGCGACGGGCCCCAAGGTGCTGCTGCTCGACGAGCCGACCGAGGGCATCCAGCCCTCGATCATCCGCGAGATGGCGCGCACGCTGAAGCGCATCCGCGACGAGCGCGGCCTGTCCATCGTGGTCTCCGAGCAGGTGCTCTCCTTCGCCCTCGACATTGCCGACCGCGTGCTCGTCATCGAGAATGGCGAGATCGTCCACGAGAACCTGCGCGCCGACGTCGACGAGGCGAAGGTCGCCAAATTCCTGTCGGTCTGA
- the fmdA gene encoding formamidase, giving the protein MPDTLIKIDLNQSAYDNDMVHNRWHPDIPMVAWVKPGDDFIVETYDWTGGFIKNNDSADDVRDIDLSIVHFLSGPIGVKGAEPGDLLVVDLLDIGAIPGNEWGFNGFFSKKNGGGFLTDHFPLAQKSIWDFKGMYTSSRHIPGVNFAGLIHPGLIGCLPDPKLLDTWNKREVDFIATNPTRVPPLANPPFAATAHMGRLSGDAKAKAAAEGARTVPPREHGGNCDIKDLSRGSKIYFPVYVDGGGLSMGDLHFSQGDGEITFCGAIEMAGWVHLKVDVLKGGMAKYGIKTPIFKPSPMTPNYKDYLIFEGISVDEYGQQHYLDVNVAYRQACLNAIEYLKKFGYSGAQAYSILGTAPVQGHISGVVDIPNACATLWLPTEIFDFDINPTAAGPTKFIDGSVDMPLSPDL; this is encoded by the coding sequence ATGCCCGATACGCTGATCAAGATCGACCTGAACCAGTCGGCCTATGACAACGACATGGTTCACAACCGCTGGCACCCGGACATTCCGATGGTGGCGTGGGTGAAGCCGGGCGACGACTTCATCGTCGAGACCTATGACTGGACCGGCGGCTTCATCAAGAACAACGACAGCGCCGACGACGTGCGCGACATCGACCTGTCGATCGTGCATTTCCTCTCCGGCCCGATCGGCGTGAAGGGCGCCGAGCCCGGTGACCTTCTGGTCGTCGACCTGCTCGACATCGGGGCGATCCCCGGCAATGAATGGGGCTTCAACGGCTTCTTCTCGAAGAAGAACGGCGGCGGCTTCCTGACCGACCACTTCCCGCTGGCCCAGAAGTCCATCTGGGACTTCAAGGGCATGTACACCTCCTCGCGCCACATACCGGGCGTGAACTTCGCCGGGCTGATCCATCCCGGCCTGATCGGCTGCCTGCCCGATCCGAAGCTGCTCGACACCTGGAACAAGCGCGAGGTGGACTTCATCGCCACCAACCCGACCCGCGTGCCCCCGCTCGCCAACCCGCCCTTCGCGGCGACGGCGCATATGGGCCGGCTCAGCGGCGACGCCAAGGCGAAGGCGGCGGCCGAGGGCGCGCGCACGGTTCCCCCGCGCGAGCACGGCGGCAATTGCGACATCAAGGACCTGTCGCGCGGCTCCAAGATCTATTTCCCGGTCTATGTCGACGGCGGCGGCCTCTCCATGGGCGACCTGCACTTCTCGCAGGGCGACGGCGAGATCACCTTCTGCGGCGCCATCGAGATGGCCGGCTGGGTGCATCTGAAGGTCGACGTGCTGAAGGGCGGCATGGCCAAGTACGGCATCAAGACGCCGATCTTCAAGCCGTCGCCGATGACGCCCAATTACAAGGACTACCTGATCTTCGAGGGCATCTCGGTCGACGAGTACGGCCAGCAGCATTATCTCGACGTCAACGTCGCCTACCGCCAGGCCTGCCTCAACGCCATCGAATACCTGAAGAAGTTCGGCTATTCCGGCGCGCAGGCCTATTCGATCCTCGGCACCGCGCCGGTGCAGGGCCACATCTCGGGCGTGGTCGACATCCCCAACGCCTGCGCCACGCTGTGGCTGCCCACCGAGATCTTCGACTTCGACATCAACCCGACCGCCGCCGGCCCGACGAAGTTCATCGACGGCTCGGTCGACATGCCGCTTTCACCGGACCTTTAG
- a CDS encoding FmdB family zinc ribbon protein: MPVYEYQCESCGDFTAMRPMSEYQDPQPCPDCGASAPRVLLTAPHFSGMSRESLAAHATNERASHAPMSTGEYAAKKHASGCSCCSGMKSRTKKSKTATAASGAKSFPSARPWMISH, from the coding sequence ATGCCCGTCTACGAATATCAGTGCGAGAGCTGCGGCGACTTCACCGCCATGCGGCCGATGAGCGAGTACCAGGACCCGCAGCCCTGCCCGGATTGCGGCGCCTCCGCCCCGCGCGTGCTGCTCACCGCGCCGCATTTCTCCGGCATGTCGCGCGAGAGCCTTGCCGCCCATGCCACCAATGAGCGCGCTAGCCACGCGCCGATGAGCACCGGCGAATACGCGGCGAAGAAGCACGCCTCCGGCTGCTCCTGCTGCTCCGGCATGAAGAGCCGCACCAAGAAATCCAAGACCGCGACGGCCGCGAGCGGAGCGAAGAGTTTCCCCTCGGCGCGGCCGTGGATGATCAGCCATTAG
- the ggt gene encoding gamma-glutamyltransferase, with protein MRRSLGFGFSWALALTLLATPLGEAAFAQQAADTQAPEAPSQVAAAQKSATGKHWMVTAANPLAAQAGAAALRAGGNAIDAMVATQLMLGLVEPQSSGLGGGAFLVFWDAQAKTLTTFDARETAPRAATPTLFQDEKGQPLAFMDAVVGGRSVGTPGTPRLLETVHRRYGKIAWAQLFRPAIRRAEGGFEVSPRLASLIAEDVGTLTRNAAARAYFLDADGAALKAGTLLKNPAYAATLRRLAQYGADAFYGGELAADIVRTVREAQNPGVLSLGDLREYRVKERAPVCSAYRRLDICGMGPPSSGALTLGQILGLVEPYDLKGLGPASPESWRLIADASRLAFADRERYMADSDYVPMPTKGLLAKDYLGQRAKLLAGDDALPGVAAGNPSWDHAMAEPRADGAALDVPSTTQITIVDGEGNVVSMTSTIEAGFGSRLMVGGFLLNNELTDFSFRSQRDGVPIANRVEPGKRPRSSMAPTIVMKDGKPVLALGSPGGSQIIGYVAKTLIAHLDWGMPLDEAIAAPNVLARFSAVEIEAGTKAEELAPGLKGLGFEVKIMPMTSGVQAVSIGPEGLTGAADPRREGVAIGE; from the coding sequence ATGCGGCGCAGTCTCGGATTCGGTTTTTCCTGGGCGCTCGCGCTCACGCTGCTGGCGACGCCGCTCGGTGAAGCGGCCTTTGCGCAGCAGGCGGCCGACACGCAGGCGCCGGAAGCGCCGAGCCAAGTCGCGGCAGCGCAGAAATCCGCCACCGGCAAGCACTGGATGGTGACGGCGGCCAACCCGCTGGCGGCGCAGGCCGGCGCGGCGGCGCTGAGGGCGGGCGGCAATGCCATCGACGCCATGGTGGCGACGCAGCTCATGCTCGGGCTGGTCGAGCCGCAATCCTCCGGCCTCGGCGGCGGCGCCTTCCTCGTCTTCTGGGACGCGCAGGCGAAGACGCTGACCACCTTCGATGCGCGCGAAACCGCGCCCCGCGCGGCCACCCCGACGCTGTTCCAGGACGAGAAGGGCCAGCCGCTCGCCTTCATGGACGCGGTGGTCGGCGGGCGCTCGGTCGGCACGCCCGGCACGCCGCGACTACTGGAGACCGTGCACCGGCGCTACGGCAAAATCGCCTGGGCGCAGCTCTTCCGTCCGGCCATCCGCCGCGCCGAGGGCGGCTTCGAGGTGTCGCCGCGCCTCGCCTCGCTGATCGCTGAAGACGTCGGCACGCTGACGCGCAACGCGGCGGCGCGGGCCTATTTCCTCGACGCCGATGGCGCGGCGCTCAAAGCCGGTACGTTGCTGAAGAACCCGGCCTATGCGGCGACGCTGCGCCGTCTGGCGCAATATGGCGCCGACGCCTTCTATGGCGGCGAGCTCGCCGCCGACATCGTGCGCACGGTGCGTGAGGCGCAGAACCCCGGCGTGCTGTCGCTCGGCGACCTGCGCGAATACCGGGTGAAGGAGCGCGCGCCGGTCTGCAGCGCCTATCGCAGGCTCGACATTTGCGGCATGGGGCCGCCAAGCTCGGGCGCGCTGACGCTCGGCCAGATCCTCGGCCTCGTCGAGCCCTACGACCTCAAGGGCCTCGGCCCGGCCAGCCCGGAATCGTGGCGGCTGATCGCCGACGCCTCGCGCCTCGCCTTCGCCGACCGCGAGCGCTACATGGCCGATTCCGACTATGTGCCGATGCCGACCAAGGGGCTGCTGGCGAAGGATTATCTCGGCCAGCGCGCCAAGCTGCTCGCCGGCGACGATGCGCTCCCGGGGGTCGCGGCCGGCAACCCGAGCTGGGACCACGCCATGGCCGAGCCGCGCGCCGACGGGGCGGCGCTCGACGTGCCCTCGACGACGCAGATCACCATCGTCGACGGCGAGGGCAATGTCGTCTCCATGACTTCGACCATCGAGGCCGGCTTCGGCTCGCGGCTGATGGTCGGCGGCTTCCTGCTCAACAACGAATTGACCGACTTCTCCTTCCGCTCGCAGCGCGACGGCGTGCCCATCGCCAACCGGGTGGAGCCGGGCAAGCGCCCGCGCTCGTCCATGGCGCCGACCATCGTCATGAAGGACGGCAAGCCGGTGCTGGCGCTCGGCTCGCCGGGCGGCAGCCAGATCATCGGCTATGTCGCGAAGACGCTGATCGCCCATCTCGACTGGGGCATGCCACTCGATGAGGCGATCGCCGCTCCGAACGTGCTGGCGCGGTTCAGCGCGGTCGAGATCGAGGCGGGGACGAAGGCCGAGGAGCTGGCGCCGGGCCTGAAGGGGCTCGGCTTCGAGGTGAAGATCATGCCGATGACCTCCGGCGTGCAGGCGGTGTCGATCGGGCCGGAGGGGCTGACGGGAGCCGCCGACCCGCGCCGCGAGGGCGTGGCGATCGGGGAGTAG
- a CDS encoding YaiI/YqxD family protein, whose protein sequence is MPKPIVIYIDADACPVKDETYRVAARHRIKVFLVANSYIAVPRDAEVERVIVPPGLDVADDWIAERVEEGDLVITADVPLAARAVAKGAEAIGPTGKPFTASSIGMQLATRNLMQDLREAGEITRGPRPFSARDRSEFLQALERAVQRLKRKGFLAG, encoded by the coding sequence TTGCCGAAACCGATCGTCATCTATATCGACGCCGATGCCTGCCCGGTAAAGGACGAGACCTACCGCGTCGCCGCCCGCCACCGCATCAAGGTGTTCCTCGTCGCCAACAGCTACATCGCCGTCCCGCGCGACGCCGAGGTGGAGCGGGTGATCGTGCCGCCGGGCCTCGACGTCGCCGATGACTGGATCGCCGAGCGGGTGGAGGAAGGCGACCTCGTCATCACCGCCGACGTCCCGCTCGCCGCGCGCGCGGTGGCCAAGGGCGCGGAGGCCATCGGGCCGACCGGAAAGCCCTTCACCGCCTCCTCCATCGGCATGCAGCTTGCCACCCGCAACCTGATGCAGGATCTGCGCGAGGCCGGCGAGATCACCCGCGGCCCCCGCCCCTTCTCCGCCCGCGACCGCTCGGAATTTCTTCAGGCGCTGGAACGCGCGGTGCAGCGGCTGAAACGGAAAGGCTTCCTCGCGGGTTGA
- a CDS encoding 3-keto-5-aminohexanoate cleavage protein, with translation MLQACLNGSRSRDFHAATPLNPAELAADAAAVLAAGATELHLHPRDEAGAETLDPVHVASALEAIRARVPGTPIGLSTHAGIAPGGAGRLEAVKAWTVLPDYVSVNLIEEDAPEMIALALSRGIGVEAGLWSAADAERFVKLPQARQALRILIEINEQDEAEGLEVAAAIRKVLARASLDVPVLQHGLDATMWPLYRDALLRGLDSRIGLEDGKHMPNGSQTEDNAALIKAAMLMARVPPDVRTA, from the coding sequence ATGCTGCAGGCCTGCCTCAACGGCTCGCGGAGCCGGGATTTCCATGCTGCCACGCCGCTCAACCCGGCCGAGCTTGCGGCCGACGCCGCTGCGGTGCTGGCCGCCGGCGCCACCGAGCTGCATCTGCATCCGCGCGACGAGGCGGGCGCCGAGACGCTCGACCCGGTCCATGTCGCGAGCGCGCTGGAGGCGATCCGCGCCCGCGTGCCGGGCACGCCCATCGGCCTGTCGACCCATGCCGGCATCGCGCCGGGCGGCGCCGGCCGGCTGGAGGCGGTGAAGGCATGGACCGTGCTGCCGGACTACGTCTCGGTGAACCTCATCGAGGAGGACGCGCCGGAGATGATCGCGCTCGCCCTCTCGCGCGGCATCGGCGTCGAGGCGGGCCTGTGGTCGGCGGCCGATGCCGAGCGCTTCGTGAAGCTGCCGCAGGCGCGCCAGGCGCTGCGCATCCTCATCGAGATCAACGAGCAGGACGAGGCGGAGGGGCTGGAGGTCGCCGCGGCGATCCGCAAGGTGCTCGCCCGCGCCAGCCTCGACGTGCCGGTGCTCCAGCACGGCCTCGACGCCACCATGTGGCCGCTCTACCGCGACGCGCTGCTGCGCGGCCTCGACAGCCGCATCGGGCTGGAGGACGGCAAGCACATGCCGAACGGTTCGCAGACCGAGGACAATGCGGCGCTGATCAAGGCGGCGATGCTGATGGCAAGGGTGCCGCCGGACGTGCGGACGGCCTAG
- a CDS encoding cupin domain-containing protein, protein MAFVCTSPAVPTLLADDERVRITRWDFEPGATTGWHEHAMDYAIVFVTDGFMQIDVDGVVTEVRMRAGEAYSRPAGIRHDVKNAGEAKMSFVEVEMK, encoded by the coding sequence ATGGCCTTCGTCTGCACTTCGCCCGCCGTCCCCACGCTGCTGGCGGACGACGAGCGCGTCCGCATCACGCGCTGGGATTTCGAGCCCGGCGCGACCACCGGCTGGCATGAGCACGCGATGGACTACGCCATCGTCTTCGTGACCGACGGTTTCATGCAGATCGACGTCGACGGCGTGGTCACCGAGGTTCGCATGCGGGCCGGCGAGGCCTATTCGCGCCCGGCCGGCATCCGCCACGACGTGAAGAATGCCGGCGAGGCGAAGATGAGCTTCGTCGAGGTGGAGATGAAGTGA
- the ppc gene encoding phosphoenolpyruvate carboxylase codes for MSVALTIALPDAELDADGELDLSLRDDIRMLGRVLGDTLRDQEGEPTFELVERIRRVSTRFHREEDEGARHELEAILNQLDPEQTVTIVRAFSYFSHLANIAEDQNVIRRMRAAAAAGNGGPPSVARAIEKARAHGVSSAELRGFFDTALASPVLTAHPTEVRRRSTLTHEMCIAELLADRARLDPTPEEQELADDELRRRVLMLWQTNLLRRTKLTVLDEVANGLAYYDYTFLRQLPKLYAAVEDRLAALDGSGEASELASFLRIGSWIGGDRDGNPFVTADVTRETLRMQSAQAVRFYLEELDALGGELSISTIRVKVSGELMGLVDASSDGSPHRRNEPYRLATGVITTRLRATAFRLEIADLLGITEKPAAAPYASAQELRADLDIIDRSLRTHGSSAIARGKLRALRRAVDCFGFHLAVLDSRQNSDVHERCVAELFEVAAPGTDYKGLPEGTRVALLLRELATARPLTSPFVAYSDETVGEMAMLRTCARIHQIYGPEAIQTCIISKAEGVSDMLELALLLKEVGLVDPAGTAAVNIVPLFETIEDLRNAARVMEQMFRLPEYRKLVDSRGGVQEVMLGYSDSNKDGGFVTSGWELYKAEIELIEVFKRHGVRLRLFHGRGGSVGRGGGPSYDAILAQPGGAVQGQIRITEQGEIISSKYSNPAVGRGNLEILAAATMEATLLSGDAKAPREEYLSVMEKISDAAFKAYRALVYETPRFEDYFWESTVINEIATLNIGSRPASRKKTRRVEDLRAIPWVFSWAQCRLMLPGWYGFGTAVGEWLKANPDGLPLLQEMYREWPFFRTQLSNMDMVLSKSSIAIASRYAELVEDVELRESIFGRIRAEHQAAIDALLSIAQQPKLLGSNPLLDRSIRARFPYIDPLNHVQVGLLRAYRGNDTDEKVLQGIQLTINGISAGLRNSG; via the coding sequence ATGTCCGTTGCCCTCACCATCGCCCTGCCCGATGCCGAGCTCGATGCCGACGGCGAACTCGACCTGTCGCTGCGCGACGACATCCGCATGCTGGGCCGGGTGCTGGGCGACACGCTGCGCGACCAGGAGGGCGAGCCGACCTTCGAACTGGTGGAGCGCATCCGCCGCGTCTCCACCCGCTTCCACCGCGAGGAGGACGAGGGCGCCCGGCACGAGCTGGAGGCGATCCTGAACCAGCTCGACCCCGAGCAGACCGTCACCATCGTCCGGGCTTTCTCCTATTTCTCCCACCTCGCCAACATCGCCGAGGACCAGAACGTCATCCGCCGCATGCGCGCGGCGGCGGCGGCCGGCAATGGCGGTCCGCCCAGCGTGGCCCGGGCGATCGAGAAGGCACGCGCGCATGGCGTCTCGTCCGCCGAGCTGCGCGGCTTCTTTGATACCGCGCTGGCGAGCCCGGTGCTCACCGCCCACCCGACCGAGGTGCGCCGCCGCTCGACGCTGACGCATGAGATGTGCATCGCCGAGCTGCTGGCCGACCGCGCCCGGCTCGACCCGACGCCGGAGGAGCAGGAGCTCGCCGACGACGAGCTGCGCCGCCGCGTGCTGATGCTGTGGCAGACCAACCTGCTGCGCCGGACCAAGCTGACGGTGCTGGACGAGGTGGCGAACGGGCTCGCCTATTACGACTACACCTTCCTGCGCCAGCTGCCGAAGCTCTATGCGGCGGTGGAGGACCGGCTCGCCGCGCTCGACGGCAGCGGCGAGGCTTCCGAACTCGCCTCCTTCCTGCGCATCGGCAGCTGGATCGGCGGCGACCGCGACGGCAACCCCTTCGTCACCGCCGACGTCACCCGCGAGACGCTGCGCATGCAGAGCGCGCAGGCGGTGCGCTTCTATCTGGAGGAGCTCGACGCGCTCGGCGGCGAACTCTCGATCAGCACCATCCGGGTGAAGGTCTCCGGCGAGCTGATGGGGCTGGTCGACGCCTCCTCGGACGGCTCGCCGCACCGGCGCAACGAGCCCTACCGCCTCGCCACCGGCGTCATCACTACGAGGCTGCGCGCCACCGCCTTCCGGCTGGAGATCGCCGACCTGCTCGGCATCACCGAGAAGCCGGCGGCGGCGCCCTATGCCTCCGCCCAGGAATTGCGAGCCGACCTCGACATCATCGACCGCTCGCTGCGCACGCACGGCTCCAGCGCCATCGCGCGGGGCAAGCTGCGGGCGCTGCGTCGGGCGGTCGATTGCTTCGGCTTCCATCTCGCGGTGCTGGATTCCCGCCAGAACTCGGACGTCCACGAGCGCTGCGTCGCCGAGCTGTTCGAGGTCGCCGCCCCCGGCACCGACTACAAGGGCCTGCCGGAGGGCACGCGCGTCGCCCTGCTGCTGCGCGAACTCGCCACCGCGCGCCCGCTCACCTCGCCCTTCGTCGCCTATTCCGACGAGACGGTGGGGGAGATGGCGATGCTGCGCACCTGCGCCCGCATCCACCAGATCTACGGCCCCGAGGCGATCCAGACCTGCATCATCTCCAAGGCCGAGGGCGTCTCGGACATGCTGGAGCTGGCGCTGCTGCTCAAGGAGGTCGGCCTCGTCGATCCCGCCGGTACGGCGGCGGTGAACATCGTGCCGCTGTTCGAGACCATCGAGGACCTGCGCAACGCCGCCAGGGTGATGGAGCAGATGTTCCGCCTGCCGGAATACCGCAAGCTGGTCGACAGCCGCGGCGGCGTGCAGGAGGTGATGCTCGGCTATTCCGACAGCAACAAGGATGGCGGCTTCGTCACCTCCGGCTGGGAGCTCTACAAGGCCGAGATCGAGCTGATCGAGGTGTTCAAGCGCCACGGCGTGCGGCTGCGGCTGTTCCACGGCCGCGGCGGCTCGGTCGGCCGCGGCGGCGGGCCGAGCTACGATGCCATCCTCGCCCAGCCGGGCGGGGCGGTGCAGGGGCAGATCCGCATCACCGAGCAGGGCGAGATCATCTCGTCCAAGTACTCCAACCCGGCGGTCGGGCGCGGCAACCTCGAAATCCTCGCCGCCGCGACCATGGAGGCGACGCTGCTCTCCGGCGACGCCAAGGCGCCGCGCGAGGAATATCTGTCGGTGATGGAGAAGATCTCCGACGCGGCGTTCAAGGCCTATCGGGCGCTGGTCTACGAGACCCCGCGCTTCGAGGATTATTTCTGGGAATCCACCGTCATCAACGAGATCGCGACGCTGAACATCGGCTCGCGCCCGGCCTCGCGCAAGAAGACGCGGCGGGTGGAGGACCTGCGCGCGATCCCGTGGGTGTTCTCCTGGGCGCAGTGCCGGCTGATGCTGCCGGGCTGGTACGGCTTCGGTACGGCGGTGGGCGAATGGCTGAAGGCCAATCCCGACGGCCTGCCGCTCTTGCAGGAGATGTACCGCGAGTGGCCGTTCTTCCGCACACAGCTCTCCAACATGGACATGGTGCTGTCGAAGAGCTCCATCGCCATCGCCTCGCGCTATGCCGAGCTGGTGGAGGACGTGGAGCTGCGCGAGAGCATCTTCGGGCGCATCCGCGCCGAGCATCAGGCGGCGATCGACGCGCTGCTGTCGATTGCGCAGCAGCCGAAGCTGCTGGGTTCGAACCCGCTGCTCGACCGCTCCATCCGCGCGCGCTTCCCCTATATCGACCCGCTGAACCATGTGCAGGTCGGCCTGCTGCGCGCCTATCGCGGCAACGACACCGACGAGAAGGTGCTGCAGGGGATACAGCTGACGATCAACGGCATCTCGGCAGGACTGCGCAACTCGGGGTAA